A window of the Brassica oleracea var. oleracea cultivar TO1000 chromosome C1, BOL, whole genome shotgun sequence genome harbors these coding sequences:
- the LOC106332061 gene encoding LOW QUALITY PROTEIN: uncharacterized protein LOC106332061 (The sequence of the model RefSeq protein was modified relative to this genomic sequence to represent the inferred CDS: deleted 2 bases in 2 codons): MWSAGLGGRATPSGTQDSLQTLLSRTVPIVFRIPNMSRGFAAIILRHPYDERSLDDQVLTLPLNRSCTKENTFIFEPPICSGNPRCFIRVNVEESSSNFLFRRFLEEWIAIMACCLSVVGLLDKKNDDRRWWFWYSCVPGSALTIFWLYYLLRLPKFRWDAIWLPFGPLRGAGTCLYVDHLLEESSEQVKKLRNYCMYAYKAR; the protein is encoded by the exons ATGTGGTCAGCAGGTCTAGGTGGTCGGGCCACTCCATCTGGAACCCAAGACTCACTCCAAACCCTCTTATCTCGAACCGTACCAATTGTTTTCCGTATACCCAATATGAGTAGAGGTTTTGCTGCCATAATACTACGCCATCCATATGATG AAAGAAGTCTTGATGACCAAGTGTTGACTCTCCCATTGAACCGATCTTGTACAAAGGAGAACACTTTCATCTTCGAGCCACCGATTTGTTCTGGTAATCCAAG GTGCTTTATTCGGGTTAATGTCGAAGAGAGCTCTTCTAATTTCCTGTTCCGACGGTTCCTCGAAGAGTGGATTGCTATCATGGCTTGCTGCCTCTCAGTTGTCGGGTTACTAGATAAGAAGAATGATGATAGACGGTGGTGGTTCTGGTACTCTTGTGTTCCTGGATCTGCATTGACCATCTTTTGGCTTTACTACTTGCTCAG GCTTCCCAAGTTCCGG TGGGATGCTATCTGGCTTCCATTTGGCCCCCTTCG CGGAGCGGGAACTTGTCTATACGTGGACCATCTACTGGAGGAATCATCCGAACAAGTGAAAAAACTAAGGAACTAT TGTATGTATGCATATAAAGCAAGGTAG
- the LOC106293057 gene encoding 60S ribosomal protein L31-3, translated as MSEKKGRKEEVVTREYTINLHRRLHSCTFKKKAPKAIKEIRKFAEKAMGTKDVRVDAKLNKQIWSRGIRGPPRRIRVRVARKRNDDEDAKEEFFSLVTVAEIPAEGLSGLGTKVIDEED; from the exons ATGTCAGAGAAGAAGGGAAGAAAAGAGGAGGTGGTGACCAGAGAGTACACCATCAACCTTCACCGTCGCCTTCATAGCTG TACCTTCAAGAAGAAGGCTCCAAAGGCAATCAAGGAGATAAGGAAGTTTGCAGAGAAGGCAATGGGGACAAAGGATGTGAGAGTGGATGCGAAGCTGAACAAGCAGATTTGGAGCAGAGGTATCAGAGGTCCTCCTAGAAGGATCAGAGTCCGAGTTGCTCGTAAGAGAAATGATGACGAAGATGCCAAGGAAGAGTTCTTCTCCCTTGTTACTGTCGCTGAAATCCCTGCAGAAGGTCTCTCCGGTCTTGGCACTAAAGTCATCGATGAAGAGGATTGA
- the LOC106302092 gene encoding probable caffeoyl-CoA O-methyltransferase At4g26220 isoform X2, producing MAKDEAKASDFSKGLLQSEELYKYILETSVYPREPEALKELRSVTHNYPMANMAIAPDAGKLMEMLLNLVNARKTIEVGVFTGYSLLLTALTLPEDGKVIAIDVNRSTYEIGLPVIKKAGVEHKIDFRESEALPVLDELLNHEENEGGFDFAFVDADKVSYWNYHERLMRLIKVGGIIVYDNTLWGGSVAEPDSSTPEGKREGKKAILELNKKLSADKRVQISQVALGDGITICRRLY from the exons ATGGCTAAAGATGAAGCTAAGGCATCAGATTTTTCCAAGGGATTGCTCCAGAGTGAAGAGCTCTACAAA TATATACTGGAGACGAGTGTGTACCCACGCGAGCCAGAAGCTCTCAAGGAGCTGAGGAGCGTTACTCATAACTACCCTATGGCTAATATGGCTATTGCACCGGACGCTGGCAAGCTAATGGAGATGCTGCTGAATCTTGTAAATGCAAGGAAGACTATCGAAGTTGGGGTTTTCACTGGATACTCTCTTCTCCTCACTGCTCTTACATTACCTGAAGATGGCAAG GTTATAGCCATTGATGTGAACAGAAGCACATATGAGATAGGGTTGCCAGTCATCAAGAAGGCTGGTGTTGAACATAAGATTGATTTCAGAGAGTCTGAAGCTCTTCCTGTCCTCGACGAGCTTTTAAACCAT GAAGAGAACGAGGGTGGATTTGATTTCGCATTTGTGGATGCAGACAAGGTGAGTTACTGGAACTACCATGAGAGGCTTATGAGACTGATCAAGGTTGGTGGGATCATAGTGTATGACAACACTCTCTGGGGAGGATCAGTTGCTGAACCTGACTCGTCCACGCCCGAGGGGAAGAGAGAAGGCAAGAAAGCAATCCTCGAGCTGAACAAGAAACTCTCGGCTGATAAGCGTGTGCAGATCTCGCAAGTTGCTCTTGGTGATGGGATCACTATCTGCAGGAGACTATATTAA
- the LOC106302092 gene encoding probable caffeoyl-CoA O-methyltransferase At4g26220 isoform X1, with amino-acid sequence MSLFLGEALECVLGKETAITMAKDEAKASDFSKGLLQSEELYKYILETSVYPREPEALKELRSVTHNYPMANMAIAPDAGKLMEMLLNLVNARKTIEVGVFTGYSLLLTALTLPEDGKVIAIDVNRSTYEIGLPVIKKAGVEHKIDFRESEALPVLDELLNHEENEGGFDFAFVDADKVSYWNYHERLMRLIKVGGIIVYDNTLWGGSVAEPDSSTPEGKREGKKAILELNKKLSADKRVQISQVALGDGITICRRLY; translated from the exons ATGTCATTGTTCCTCGGCGAGGCACTTGAGTGTGTTTTGGGAAAAGAAACGGCGATTACAATGGCTAAAGATGAAGCTAAGGCATCAGATTTTTCCAAGGGATTGCTCCAGAGTGAAGAGCTCTACAAA TATATACTGGAGACGAGTGTGTACCCACGCGAGCCAGAAGCTCTCAAGGAGCTGAGGAGCGTTACTCATAACTACCCTATGGCTAATATGGCTATTGCACCGGACGCTGGCAAGCTAATGGAGATGCTGCTGAATCTTGTAAATGCAAGGAAGACTATCGAAGTTGGGGTTTTCACTGGATACTCTCTTCTCCTCACTGCTCTTACATTACCTGAAGATGGCAAG GTTATAGCCATTGATGTGAACAGAAGCACATATGAGATAGGGTTGCCAGTCATCAAGAAGGCTGGTGTTGAACATAAGATTGATTTCAGAGAGTCTGAAGCTCTTCCTGTCCTCGACGAGCTTTTAAACCAT GAAGAGAACGAGGGTGGATTTGATTTCGCATTTGTGGATGCAGACAAGGTGAGTTACTGGAACTACCATGAGAGGCTTATGAGACTGATCAAGGTTGGTGGGATCATAGTGTATGACAACACTCTCTGGGGAGGATCAGTTGCTGAACCTGACTCGTCCACGCCCGAGGGGAAGAGAGAAGGCAAGAAAGCAATCCTCGAGCTGAACAAGAAACTCTCGGCTGATAAGCGTGTGCAGATCTCGCAAGTTGCTCTTGGTGATGGGATCACTATCTGCAGGAGACTATATTAA
- the LOC106302235 gene encoding uncharacterized protein LOC106302235 yields the protein MASKMLQLKSKACEASKFVSKHGTTYYKQLLEKNKHYIQEPATVEKCNELSKQLLYTRLASIPGRTELFWKEVDHVKGLWKNRADLKVEDAGIAALFGLECFAWYCAGEIVGRGFTFTGYYP from the exons ATGGCGTCAAAGATGCTACAATTGAAATCCAAGGCCTGTGAAGCATCAAAGTTTGTGTCGAAGCACGGCACGACTTACTACAAACAGTTGCTGGAGAAGAACAAGCACTATATCCAGGAGCCAGCCACTGTCGAGAAATGCAATGAGTTGTCTAAGCAGCTTCTCTACACTCGTCTTGCTAG CATCCCTGGACGTACAGAGTTGTTCTGGAAGGAAGTGGATCACGTGAAAGGTTTGTGGAAGAATAGGGCGGATTTGAAGGTTGAAGATGCTGGAATCGCAGCACTTTTTGGTCTGGAATGCTTCGCCTGGTACTGTGCAGGTGAGATCGTTGGAAGAGGCTTTACTTTCACTGGCTACTACCCTTGA